In one Novosphingopyxis iocasae genomic region, the following are encoded:
- a CDS encoding SOS response-associated peptidase family protein — translation MTATVAEIAKLFGPFDGDRSNLPSFEAIYPNREAPILRNVDGKLTLETMTWGVPPPAKGSRPVTNVRNLKSPFWRSMLNTPERRCLVPVTSFCEWEGEKGSKRKVWFGRTDTPLFSFAGIWRPTEEGPRMAFLTTEANDTVGAVHPKAMPVLLKEEDHKTWLTTDYEEATTLARPFNDSLVEVVEREGGS, via the coding sequence ATGACCGCGACCGTCGCTGAGATTGCGAAGCTGTTCGGCCCCTTCGACGGCGATCGTTCGAACCTGCCGAGCTTCGAGGCGATCTATCCCAATCGTGAAGCGCCAATCTTGCGCAACGTCGACGGAAAGCTGACGCTCGAAACGATGACATGGGGTGTTCCGCCCCCGGCGAAGGGCAGCCGACCGGTGACGAACGTACGCAATCTTAAAAGCCCGTTCTGGCGCTCGATGCTGAACACCCCTGAGAGGCGATGCCTCGTCCCTGTTACGTCATTCTGCGAATGGGAAGGCGAGAAGGGCTCCAAGCGGAAGGTGTGGTTCGGTAGGACCGACACGCCGCTGTTCTCGTTCGCGGGAATTTGGCGCCCTACCGAAGAAGGACCACGGATGGCGTTCCTTACGACCGAGGCGAACGACACCGTCGGAGCAGTGCATCCGAAAGCAATGCCCGTGCTGCTGAAGGAGGAGGATCACAAGACCTGGTTGACCACCGACTATGAGGAGGCGACCACACTAGCTCGGCCGTTCAATGACTCTCTGGTCGAGGTAGTTGAGCGAGAAGGGGGCAGTTGA
- a CDS encoding S1/P1 nuclease, giving the protein MKLPLVLAALVMSTPSAALAWGQNGHRIIGQIAQDNIDGRSRAAIEQIIGKEDLATLSTFADEERSNPAPFWQKEATPWHYVTIPDGKTYADVGAPPEGDAHSALERYAAVLRDPAATQADKRVALAFVVHLVGDLHQPMHVGDGTDRGGNDLRVTFFGDRTNLHSVWDTALIEGQNLSYTEYTARLERERTPQNVIDWWTADPLVWIAESIEVRKQAYPAAPADGGMPSLSYEYQYRQLPFVERRLMQGGVRLAAYLDDVFASKTQR; this is encoded by the coding sequence ATGAAACTCCCCCTCGTTCTCGCCGCTCTCGTCATGTCCACGCCATCTGCTGCCCTTGCATGGGGTCAGAACGGCCACCGGATCATTGGCCAGATCGCTCAGGATAATATCGATGGCCGATCCCGCGCTGCGATCGAGCAGATTATCGGAAAAGAGGATCTAGCCACGCTGTCCACCTTCGCGGACGAAGAGCGCTCCAACCCGGCGCCCTTCTGGCAGAAGGAAGCGACGCCGTGGCACTATGTCACCATTCCCGATGGCAAAACCTATGCCGACGTCGGCGCACCGCCCGAGGGAGATGCCCATAGTGCTCTGGAACGCTACGCCGCGGTTTTGCGTGATCCAGCGGCCACCCAAGCCGACAAGCGCGTTGCGCTGGCATTCGTGGTCCATCTGGTCGGCGATCTTCACCAGCCGATGCATGTCGGCGATGGCACCGATCGGGGCGGAAACGACCTGCGCGTTACCTTCTTCGGTGACCGGACGAACCTGCACAGCGTCTGGGATACCGCGCTGATCGAAGGGCAGAACCTCAGCTATACCGAATATACTGCGCGCCTGGAACGGGAGAGGACGCCGCAGAACGTCATCGACTGGTGGACGGCCGACCCCCTCGTCTGGATCGCGGAAAGCATCGAGGTGCGGAAGCAGGCTTATCCGGCCGCGCCGGCCGACGGTGGCATGCCTTCACTCAGCTACGAATATCAATATCGGCAGCTGCCTTTCGTTGAGCGGCGATTGATGCAGGGCGGTGTGCGGCTCGCAGCATATCTCGACGACGTCTTCGCATCGAAAACCCAGCGGTAA
- a CDS encoding transcriptional regulator, SarA/Rot family, producing MGKPVLLSKRQMRDRAASHLADRRLRNNAFPDVTFGDHSWDILLILFIAKLDERAMIIADLYRESSAPETTLLRHISALEAKGMVAKRRDKADARFRYIRLTDKGSAAMDRWAHAEFDD from the coding sequence ATGGGCAAGCCGGTGCTTTTATCGAAGCGGCAAATGCGCGATCGTGCCGCCAGCCATTTAGCCGACCGACGCTTGCGCAACAATGCCTTCCCGGACGTCACGTTCGGCGATCACTCGTGGGATATCCTGCTCATTCTCTTCATCGCCAAACTCGATGAGCGCGCAATGATCATCGCCGATCTCTATCGGGAGAGCTCCGCCCCGGAAACCACTCTTCTGCGGCACATCTCAGCACTGGAAGCGAAGGGTATGGTCGCCAAGCGACGCGACAAGGCCGATGCGCGATTCAGGTACATACGTCTGACCGACAAAGGCAGCGCGGCAATGGACCGCTGGGCGCATGCGGAGTTCGACGACTAG
- a CDS encoding YsnF/AvaK domain-containing protein has product MTAHVNEETDAEASADMIRIPVVEERVSIGKRAVETGRVQVHSRVVEDRSVLSETVTSESVSVERVPIGRDIDEVPPVREEDGVVIVPVVEERLIVTRQLVLREEIRLIKRAHEETVEIPVSLKRKEIEIERD; this is encoded by the coding sequence ATGACCGCTCATGTAAATGAAGAAACGGACGCAGAGGCGTCTGCCGATATGATCCGCATTCCCGTCGTCGAAGAACGTGTCAGCATCGGCAAGCGCGCCGTGGAAACCGGCCGTGTGCAGGTTCACAGCCGCGTCGTCGAGGACCGCAGCGTGCTGAGCGAAACGGTGACGAGCGAGAGCGTCTCGGTCGAACGCGTGCCGATCGGCCGAGACATCGACGAAGTGCCGCCTGTTCGCGAGGAGGACGGCGTGGTCATCGTGCCGGTGGTCGAGGAACGACTGATCGTCACGCGCCAGCTCGTGCTGCGCGAAGAGATTAGGCTGATTAAGCGAGCGCACGAGGAAACGGTCGAAATACCCGTCTCCCTGAAACGCAAGGAGATAGAGATCGAGCGCGACTAG
- a CDS encoding VOC family protein, giving the protein MSDVPSIGAFAIVPSNDLEAATPFWERLGFNRTGGTDEYIIMEGWGCEVHLTQAGPGEWQVPDKHNPFGIFIRTPDVVAIAARADDLIIRPGGLLRHREWGLYEVGIAGPDGLLVRIGWPSALMD; this is encoded by the coding sequence ATGTCAGATGTGCCCTCGATCGGCGCCTTCGCGATTGTGCCGAGCAACGACCTCGAGGCTGCAACGCCCTTCTGGGAACGACTAGGGTTCAATCGGACCGGTGGGACCGACGAATATATCATCATGGAGGGGTGGGGTTGCGAGGTTCACCTGACCCAAGCTGGTCCAGGAGAATGGCAGGTCCCTGATAAGCACAATCCCTTCGGCATCTTCATTCGCACGCCAGACGTGGTGGCGATCGCCGCACGAGCAGACGATCTAATTATAAGACCAGGAGGCCTCCTCCGGCATCGCGAATGGGGTCTCTACGAGGTCGGGATCGCCGGGCCTGATGGTTTGCTCGTGCGGATCGGATGGCCCTCGGCCCTGATGGATTGA